A genomic segment from uncultured Desulfuromonas sp. encodes:
- a CDS encoding methyl-accepting chemotaxis protein, producing the protein MHRVFLFFKSFTIGKKVAVLVMLMLLFTLVNSISFQSLVNKIGNLGIDESSQAIYEGHKRQLKDQVQSTAELVSAVISPLQAQQEQFAALRRLIDPIRYGDDGSGYFFVNTLDNIIVLIPGKPHLTGKDLSSTKDENGVYFIRDLTEQARQGGGYVTYHFDKPGKGLQPKLSFATMIPGTKLVIGSGVYIDNVEEAKEKFIAAIKNESASSFKTLSIAMTSIFIFIIIPVVLWLSRSITAPLRKAIDTIDRVSKGDTDVDLDMGKAIDCAQIMQCNEPNCSSYGKVTECWVQSGSFSATRDCIRTQRGEDCRTCQAFGARTETQELLSIVNGLVESVRERSALATAIAQGDLTHDISIHSDKDELGIALNDMVHNLREVMGNIKIAGEQISSGSEQVSDSSQSLSQGATQSAASLEEISATMNEIASQTTTTAENANTANTLSVEARSSAQRGNQQMQEMVDAMREINEAGQNINKIIKVIDEIAFQTNLLALNAAVEAARAGQHGKGFAVVAEEVRNLAARSAKAAHETAEMIEETVQKAERGAQTADVTAEALEEIHSGITKVSDLVAEIAAASKEQAVGISQINEGLGQIDQVTQQNTANAEESAAAAEQLSSQAEQLKHLLVRFKTEQDAPSIKMLK; encoded by the coding sequence ATGCATCGGGTTTTCCTTTTTTTTAAGTCCTTTACCATCGGTAAAAAGGTTGCCGTTCTGGTGATGTTGATGCTGCTCTTCACCCTGGTCAATAGTATTTCTTTTCAATCACTCGTGAACAAAATCGGCAACCTCGGCATCGATGAATCTTCGCAGGCCATTTATGAAGGACATAAACGCCAGCTCAAAGATCAGGTTCAATCAACCGCAGAGCTTGTGTCGGCAGTAATCAGTCCACTTCAAGCTCAACAGGAACAGTTTGCGGCCTTGCGTCGTCTGATCGACCCCATCCGTTATGGCGATGATGGCAGTGGATACTTTTTCGTCAACACGCTGGACAATATCATTGTCTTGATCCCTGGCAAACCACATCTCACCGGCAAAGACTTGAGTTCAACCAAAGATGAAAACGGCGTCTACTTCATTCGCGACCTTACAGAACAAGCACGTCAGGGTGGTGGCTATGTGACATATCATTTTGATAAACCTGGCAAGGGGTTACAACCCAAGCTTTCTTTCGCAACCATGATCCCCGGCACGAAACTGGTCATCGGCTCAGGTGTCTACATTGACAATGTCGAAGAGGCTAAGGAAAAATTTATTGCCGCTATCAAGAATGAATCTGCCAGCTCGTTCAAAACTTTGTCCATTGCCATGACCTCAATTTTCATCTTTATCATTATTCCCGTCGTCCTCTGGCTCTCGCGCAGCATCACGGCGCCGCTTCGCAAGGCGATTGATACCATTGACAGGGTATCCAAAGGAGATACGGATGTCGATCTGGATATGGGTAAAGCTATTGATTGCGCTCAGATCATGCAATGTAATGAACCGAACTGTTCCAGCTACGGCAAAGTGACCGAATGCTGGGTACAAAGCGGCTCATTCTCAGCAACACGAGACTGTATTCGCACCCAACGAGGAGAAGACTGCCGCACCTGCCAAGCCTTTGGAGCCCGCACTGAGACTCAGGAGCTGCTCTCCATTGTCAACGGACTGGTAGAAAGTGTCCGTGAACGATCCGCCTTGGCCACAGCCATTGCTCAAGGTGACCTGACTCATGACATCTCAATCCACTCCGATAAAGATGAACTCGGTATCGCTCTCAATGACATGGTTCACAACCTGAGAGAGGTTATGGGAAATATCAAAATCGCCGGAGAGCAGATTTCCAGTGGCAGTGAGCAGGTATCGGATTCGAGCCAATCGCTATCACAAGGCGCAACGCAATCAGCGGCTTCTCTTGAAGAAATCAGTGCGACCATGAACGAAATCGCGTCACAGACGACGACAACAGCAGAAAATGCCAACACCGCAAACACCCTCTCCGTTGAAGCACGCAGTTCAGCTCAGCGTGGCAATCAGCAGATGCAGGAGATGGTTGATGCCATGCGAGAGATCAACGAAGCCGGTCAGAACATTAATAAAATTATTAAGGTCATCGACGAGATTGCTTTTCAGACCAACCTACTGGCCCTCAATGCAGCAGTTGAGGCAGCACGTGCAGGACAACATGGTAAAGGCTTTGCCGTTGTTGCTGAAGAAGTGAGAAATCTTGCGGCACGAAGTGCCAAAGCGGCTCATGAAACGGCTGAGATGATTGAAGAAACGGTGCAAAAGGCTGAGCGAGGCGCGCAAACGGCTGATGTGACGGCAGAGGCCTTGGAGGAGATCCACTCCGGCATCACTAAAGTCAGTGACCTGGTTGCCGAAATTGCTGCCGCTTCAAAAGAGCAGGCCGTTGGTATTTCTCAAATCAATGAAGGGTTGGGACAAATTGATCAGGTGACGCAACAAAACACCGCCAATGCCGAAGAAAGCGCTGCCGCTGCTGAACAACTTTCGAGTCAGGCGGAACAGCTTAAACATCTTCTTGTTCGCTTCAAAACAGAACAGGATGCACCCTCTATAAAAATGTTGAAATAA
- a CDS encoding IS3 family transposase (programmed frameshift), producing MDKVESKRSRRTQRDYTMGFKLQVVDAVEKGDMTYKQAQKIYGIQGRSTVLTWLRKHGKLDWTQPVRLAMPKTPKAKETPAQKIKRLERELEDERLRNLLLNEVVDILDSEHGMSLRKKYIAKARRIQKYKGLSLSRACKLLGISRQAVYQRERRTQQRNTELAPVKEMVMELRRFMPRLGGRKLYSLLKPKFNAHSIKLGRDGFFDYLREHRLLVPPVKRFIKTTQSSHWMKKYPNLLTSQDINRAEQVFVSDITYVETDEGVHYLSLVTDAYSRKIMGYEVSDNLRAESVVKALRQAARQRQTDKSLLHHSDRGLQYCSSIYQEELKRHDITPSMTDGYDCYQNALAERVNGILKQEFLLFKCRDLQELKDLVRESVAIYNRLRPHLSLNMQTPEEVHKKATSMGEVA from the exons ATGGACAAAGTAGAGAGCAAGCGGAGTCGGCGGACTCAACGAGATTACACAATGGGCTTTAAATTGCAGGTTGTTGATGCCGTAGAAAAAGGCGATATGACCTACAAGCAGGCCCAGAAGATCTATGGCATCCAGGGTCGCTCAACCGTGTTAACATGGTTAAGAAAGCACGGAAAGTTAGATTGGACCCAGCCAGTGAGGCTCGCTATGCCCAAAACTCCCAAAGCCAAAGAGACCCCTGCCCAGAAGATAAAGCGACTTGAGCGCGAACTTGAAGATGAACGTCTTCGCAATCTGCTTTTGAATGAAGTTGTTGATATCCTGGATTCTGAGCACGGAATGAGTTTGAGAAAAAAGTATATTGCCAAG GCGAGACGCATTCAAAAATACAAAGGGCTAAGTTTAAGCCGCGCTTGCAAGCTTCTTGGCATCAGTCGGCAGGCCGTTTATCAAAGAGAAAGACGCACCCAGCAGCGCAACACAGAGCTGGCTCCCGTCAAAGAGATGGTGATGGAGTTGCGACGGTTCATGCCGAGGTTGGGCGGTCGCAAGCTGTACTCACTGCTGAAACCGAAATTTAATGCTCATAGCATCAAATTAGGTCGGGATGGATTTTTTGATTATTTACGAGAGCATCGGCTGTTGGTTCCACCGGTCAAGCGATTCATCAAGACCACGCAGAGCAGTCACTGGATGAAAAAATATCCGAATCTTCTCACGAGTCAGGATATCAATCGGGCTGAACAAGTCTTTGTCAGTGACATCACGTACGTTGAAACAGATGAAGGGGTTCATTATCTATCGCTGGTTACTGATGCTTATAGCCGCAAAATCATGGGGTATGAGGTCAGTGACAATCTACGTGCAGAAAGTGTTGTCAAGGCATTACGTCAAGCAGCCAGACAACGCCAGACGGATAAATCGTTGCTGCACCATTCCGATAGAGGATTACAGTATTGCTCATCGATCTATCAGGAAGAGCTGAAGCGTCATGATATAACGCCATCCATGACAGATGGTTACGATTGTTATCAAAATGCTTTGGCTGAGAGGGTAAACGGAATTCTGAAGCAAGAGTTTTTGTTGTTTAAGTGCCGTGATTTGCAGGAACTGAAGGACTTGGTTCGCGAATCGGTTGCTATTTACAATCGCCTACGTCCACACCTTAGCTTGAATATGCAAACACCGGAAGAAGTACATAAGAAAGCCACCTCCATGGGGGAGGTGGCTTAG
- a CDS encoding cytochrome-c peroxidase codes for MKRGITLSLLSVVLMMAFVSTSLASDAELRGLAQGMFKPIPKSAPQLKENPASADKVRLGHMLYFEPRLSASQLISCQTCHNVGLAGADLQETSTGHGWQKGPRNAPTTYNAVFNTAQFWDGRAEDLAAQAKGPVQASVEMNNTPAAVIKILKSIPDYVALFKKAFPGESDPVTFDNMANAIEVFEATLLTPNDALDRFMAGDDKALSVSQKKGLELFVNSGCVGCHDGVNIGGSDYFPFGVVEQPGAEILPPDDKGRFKVTNTASDEYVFRSPALRNIALTAPYFHSGKVWSLDQAVAIMGSSQLGMEINDQEVALIVAFLNGLTGDQPEVVHPVLPPSTKATPKPVLQVNISAGH; via the coding sequence ATGAAAAGAGGGATCACTCTGTCGTTGCTGTCTGTCGTTTTGATGATGGCTTTTGTCTCAACTTCGCTGGCTTCGGATGCTGAGCTGCGTGGTCTTGCCCAAGGGATGTTTAAACCCATTCCCAAGTCCGCTCCGCAACTTAAAGAAAATCCTGCTTCAGCAGACAAGGTTCGCCTTGGACATATGCTTTATTTTGAACCTCGCCTGTCGGCTTCCCAACTGATCAGCTGCCAAACCTGTCATAATGTCGGGCTAGCCGGTGCTGATCTGCAGGAAACTTCGACCGGTCATGGCTGGCAAAAAGGGCCCCGTAACGCACCGACAACCTACAATGCCGTATTTAATACCGCGCAATTTTGGGATGGTCGTGCTGAAGACTTGGCTGCCCAGGCAAAAGGACCTGTTCAAGCCTCTGTTGAGATGAACAATACCCCTGCAGCGGTTATCAAAATTTTGAAATCTATTCCTGACTACGTTGCTTTATTCAAAAAAGCCTTCCCGGGCGAAAGTGATCCTGTCACTTTTGATAACATGGCCAATGCGATCGAAGTTTTTGAAGCGACTTTGCTGACTCCGAATGATGCCCTTGACCGCTTTATGGCAGGCGACGACAAAGCTCTCAGTGTTTCCCAGAAAAAGGGTCTCGAACTGTTTGTCAACAGCGGTTGTGTTGGTTGTCATGACGGCGTAAACATTGGTGGTAGTGATTACTTCCCGTTTGGTGTCGTTGAACAACCGGGTGCCGAAATCCTGCCTCCTGATGACAAAGGTCGTTTTAAAGTCACCAATACGGCTTCCGATGAATATGTTTTCCGTTCTCCGGCGCTGCGTAACATTGCTCTGACTGCTCCCTATTTCCACTCTGGTAAAGTATGGAGCCTTGATCAGGCTGTTGCCATCATGGGTAGCTCCCAGTTGGGCATGGAGATTAATGATCAGGAAGTCGCGCTTATTGTTGCGTTCCTTAACGGATTGACCGGCGATCAGCCGGAAGTTGTCCATCCGGTTCTGCCGCCGAGTACTAAGGCGACACCCAAGCCTGTTCTTCAGGTCAACATCAGTGCCGGACATTAA